TtcaagaaataaatgataatcacCTTGCAGTACTCAAAGAATACTTCCAACCGCTCACTCTGGGTCTTCTCAAGATCAGTCGAGACGGTCATTTTCTTCACTCCCGCAGTCAAGGTCTTTTGTCTTGCCTTTACAGCCTGTTCACTAACATCCAATCCCCAGTCTTCATCCTGACAATTTAATTCAGATTAATAATTGCTTTCTCAGTTATTTTctgcattataatcatcaatggcCTAGTTCATATTCTTTACCATAGTCAGGGATTTTTTGTTCCAGCCATTTTGATATTCTTAGATTTCAAAATAGCATGAAATGGGAGTGTTGAGGGGACaacaaaacaccaataataatgaaatagcacTTACATCATCTTCCTCAGCATCACCGTTCAAGTCCGCATCAGAAGCATCCGATTTATCTGCATGGGGAGACCCTGGCCTCAGACTACTTTTATGGCCATTCTCGGCCTTCTTACTGTGAGTCTTCCTTTTAGTGAGCGAAGTACCCTGTTGGTTGGGCTTTATATCTAACAAAAGAAACCACTAAATATTAATGCAAGTAGATTTCAAGGCAACCATTTTCATCAAATACTCATTATCAGGATTAAACCTATAtggataacaatatttttttatccaCCAAACTGGCAAACATTGTAATAACCAGAAAAGCAAAACATGGCTGGTACTTTTAATTCAAATTATTCACATACCAAAAAAGTACTAAATCACATCTGGAAAAAATTAACAGTACCCCTAGCAGAAAGAAtactcaaaggggggggggggggggactacagTCACTGACTCACTGATTGACTCAAGTATCCCTGGTGGTTTTGGAGCCATTTTCCTTTCAGTTCCAATTGCCAGCACTTTCtggtatattaatattttataaagtCAAGGTATGGACTACTAATATGGTTTTGCACAATACTAACCAGGTGGATTCTTGACAATGAAGGTGGTCAGTTTATGCCTCATGTCTAACATTCCTTGATATCCACAGGCCTTACAAGATTGTTTGATGTGGCCTTTCTTCTCCTGCAAAGAAAGGACgtatattaatttttttcataacatTTAAGAATTTTTTTCTGAGCAAGAAAATGTGCAAGGTAAAACTTACAATTTTGCCAattagataaaaacaaagaaaaagaaaaaattaaatcataaaagcTTACATTTGGGAACAGGACAGTCTCAGGGTTTTCACATTCAGGGCAAAGGACAAATCTTTTAATAAACCCATCAAGAAGATCCTGAAGTTTTGCAGCATCATGCGAGCCATTGACGATGTAGCGGTCATTCTTGTAGTCAAACTGAGTTTGGGCTCCAAGTTCACAACCGAAGTACTTGCAAGGGTCTGTAATATTAAATTTTGAATGTGGATTAACAAGCTTTCATTTTTAATTCTAAACCTTTAAACATGCAAGTGAAAACTAGTAATGAATCAAGAAAAATGGTCAGTACTGCTACATGTAGATTGCCTTATTTGATTAAAAATTGAAATATTCCGGTTGTAAAATTAAACAACTATATTGATAACACGTACAGGTAGGAGGACGTCCAAGAGCCTTTGCAACATCTACCATGTTGACAATGACCGTTTTGATGCCGTTGCCTTTGCCCTCGACCTTGGCCATGAGCTTAGGCATCTTGTACCGGTAGAAGGCATCCATAACATTGCGGTTGACGTTGTAACTCATCTGCAAGGAAATTTAAATGGAGATCATGCAAATGGGTATACAGTTCTTTAGACACTCATTAACCACATAGTAAATTCATAATTGGAAGCTAACTAGATAAATGCAaatattacatttttaaaaattgtatTAATAGGATGACACTTTAAAACCTTCTAAAAAAGTACAGATCTAATCCTTAAAAATGCTTCGGAAGGCCATAAAATGTACAAGACTTGCAGAAATGTATTCTCTACCTTGCCGGTTCCTGTTGACGATTTTCAAAGAACAAATCTCCGTGAATTTTTTTTAAGCAACTTGAAGTATCTTAGTGAATGGAAGTGATGTGGTGATACAAGGAATGGACAAGCCAGTCACTGGGTCAAGACAGCCACTGGGATATCATGCGGCTTGTTCACTCCACTGCAGTTTCTGGCAatgtagaaagagaaaattacataCCAAGAAACACTTTAACACAGACCATCCTACTATTAGTTGTGCCATTGTTTGGCTATGGCTGTATTCACTTAGGAGTAAAAGCCCCTAAAAGTTGGTTTAAAGCCTTTTTATAGAATTACTCAAAAAAAGGTCAAAGCACATGGGGATAAaatgttactttttattattcttgcactGCATTATGGACTACCTAAAGATaatgagtctgtgcaaggaaaaacTGTCTTACTATCTgggtaaagaaaattaaatgacaaATCTAGGACATtacaaaatgggggaaaaaaaaaatgtgtgtaaaaagaaaatagtattGCAATGGGGAGCCAGAGAGTTTTGTCACAACCCAGCCTACAAGGTGTGCACCTGTCAATGGCTGCTCACGCAAGTCTAATGTGAATGCCAAGAAACACCCAGCTCCAATGGGTTCAtcatttaaccccttggtgacaggtgtagaaaaaaaaaaaaaaaaaaaaaaaaaaaaaaaaactacgctctggcaaaCCACGGCAAAGCgtcgactttgagcgcgtgagttcggtacatcaagccgaatcactgcctcggagcacacgccacatttcgagtggtttgttttgaTGCCTATAGGCTGTCTTGGTAGGGGTTAATAAAtactaaagataaatagattatatagtaTACACTAAGAAACACACAGGCTATAGTGAAAATCCCTTTCAaataatacattatttttataactgagTCATCTCTTGTTTTTGCAGAGGATAACTTGCACAATGTAAGAGTAACTTGAAACTTTCATCACTGGCAGATGCAAATTACAGTTTTGTCTCTGAATACTTTATCTTGACCTGTCAAGATAAAGTAAAAGCATCTAAACGAGAAATCCATTTttccaataattttttttatattccccaGTAATTGAAATTAACCTGTTGAATAGGAGTGACTggggtgggggaatgggaggggggttcACTTCACATCACAAGGGCCGAGTCGATGGGAGATATTGTTGAAGAGTGGCGAGTGACCGGGGCATCCTGCCACAAGTGTATAAAACTAAGGGAAATTAAGACTTGCTGGGCCTTTAGGaaagggcttttgcattatttccattggtaAACAAGGACAATCAGAATCCATCCTCATATccttgatggagagagagaggggagaaagaggggagggaaaaaaaaaaaaaaaaaaagcaatgttcTTGCAAATCGCAATATTATATCCCTTCACCACATCTAATAAATTTCCTAGAAACTCTTACACACTACTCACAAAAAATTGCACAAAGCATTAAAACAAATGAAACCCTGTATACTAACTTTTATGCAGCAGTGACAGAGGGGTGCAAAGGAGAGCCACATTCAGAGTATTGAGAGATGATTGCTCATGGGGTAATGAGCTTCTTGCCAAGTTCTTTGTCTCTTAGTTGGTATctcctttttgtgtttgttcagCATAAGTGGGTTCTTGGTGTCCGTATATGGACAACAGCTACTACAACCAAATAAAGCACACGATACAGCTGTAAGAAGAAAATTTATTTCCTAATAACAAACACTTGATATCCTAATGCAATGTTTTGCAGCTGCAATGAAAATACTGTTTAGTATATATTCTACAAAGCTGGTTCAATATTTTTACAGACAGCTAAATCATGTAATAGTAacaagggaggtgggagaggaagggttcATGTACTGCAATAACTTTATAGGCCTTTAAACTTCTAATTCTAGTCATACCTAGTGCCAGTAAGCGAAAGGATGATGTCCGTAATTTGGGTGGGTGGCTTGCTGAAGTCACGAAGTCCTGAATGGTTGCAGTTTACGATGCCGGTTGCTAGAAAACTGCCTATTTCTGCAAATCAAAATAATTTATTATGGATCTACAAGACAAGGCAATTCTACCagctatatttttctttacttcacGTCTTGAGAGCTTAACTATTTCCTCTTCCACATAGGTGAGGCGAAGAGAGCGAAGTACAGACTGTATGGCATGTAGTGTTGATCCCTTTTCAACTACTGATCCGTACAACCATTAAAGCACTAGTAAATCATGGTAAATGAAAACTTCTATTACCTTCAAGTGACTAAGATTTCCATTTACTTTCCTTGCATAAATTGAAAAAGCAAAACAGCTATAACCCCACCTAAACATTCCATACAAACTGCTTCTTCCTTAGAGAAAGGGCAATAGGAAATTGGTTTGCCTTTTCCAATTTTATCTCATCTCAGCCCAAAGACAAAAGATCAAAGTGTAACAAGGAAAAGTCAATTCACATGGGTAGAAAGTATTGAACAGGCAACCAGATTctccccaaacccacacacaatgaaaagggaaaatatacctTACCTAATATCAAGGGGAGTGTCTGAGGCGCGTGCACACATACAAGACTGTGTCAGTAAGCCTCCCAACGGCTCCACTGATAATATACAATTTCCGGGGGATATGTGTCCCTCTGAAAAGAAAAGATTTAAAATgggtaagaaaaagaacaatgaataaacaaaataattcaaagaaaaaagaaaacactaataTATAATGATTTTCCCAATCCACTTTCATAGTCACATCCTGATATTTCCTATCATTATCTAACCCATCTGGTACAGAAAATGGAAAGCAAAGGCCAAAACCCAAGAATgagatttaaaaaattaaaaaatgtaaaaatatcaagAACAATGGAGTCGGGGAAACTGAAATGGgggggaaaacagaagaaaaccaatcaaggaaaatggaagttagaaatgggggagggggaaattaagaatggggggagaaaggtggaagaaactatgaagaaaaagggagctgtgggggaggagaggtaaaaggaagaaaaaaacagatttggagtagaaaaaagaaaagtagttaGGAAGATGTATAAAAGATTTCTGGCATGGTAAGTGGATTCCATTCCCTTCTGTGTCATAAGTCTACAAACATGATCACAAGGATGAAAAGTATTTTTGTTATAGAACTTAACATAAGAATCCATCTAACtaaaaccagtaaaaaaaaataagcattctGCACTAAAAATTTTCAAACCAATATTCAATACTAATCTCCTATTCTGTCTACTATTTTCTCTTCCAGTTCTTTCATCTGCACACACTTTCACTGATCATTCCTAAACAGCAGTTTCCAAAAACTGTCAATATGCATAACTTTGATGGTCTTCACTCATAAACCCCAAGTCCATAGCAAGGTTCTCTTTAAAGCCAAATCCAGCTTTAAAGATTCACTCAATCCAAGAAACTTCAAATATTGAAAAAAGGTAAAGGAATGAGGGTGGGAAAAAAAGCCCaatcattttctttaatatctaAACTGCATTGAAACATATCACTGTCAGATTATAATTCAAAAACCATTAGTTGAAAGACATCTTGCACAATCTTGACAACCATACCATCACTGTCAGATGGCCAGAAATACCAGACACCACATATCAAGGCAGTGTGTATCCTTAGAGAGCAATGGTAATGGTCCGAGTACAAGGCAAAAGATATACCTGGTCTCATGAAGGCACCAAGCTCCAGGGCTTCCAATGGCTCTACTGACAACGGCACTTTCCTCTGGCTGCCTGCTCTCTagatcgctcact
This genomic interval from Penaeus chinensis breed Huanghai No. 1 chromosome 11, ASM1920278v2, whole genome shotgun sequence contains the following:
- the LOC125030372 gene encoding eukaryotic translation initiation factor 5-like — its product is MSYNVNRNVMDAFYRYKMPKLMAKVEGKGNGIKTVIVNMVDVAKALGRPPTYPCKYFGCELGAQTQFDYKNDRYIVNGSHDAAKLQDLLDGFIKRFVLCPECENPETVLFPNEKKGHIKQSCKACGYQGMLDMRHKLTTFIVKNPPDIKPNQQGTSLTKRKTHSKKAENGHKSSLRPGSPHADKSDASDADLNGDAEEDDDEDWGLDVSEQAVKARQKTLTAGVKKMTVSTDLEKTQSERLEVFFEYCKGKKDAGLLKPGADVAVFKDIAAEAERLDIKENKAVMVIVELLLDDNIIKQIPHYRILLLLFTHGNPKSQKYFLGAVEKLIELKKEQLLPKVPVILKAMYDHDVVEEEVLLDWGKKTSKKYVSKEVAAEIHAKAQPFLRWLQEAEEEETTEEEEEDDVEIEYDDRARAQSLKEQENKNLGEAKPIVAEAPKIVAPGDDEEEDDDESDLDIDNI